In the Nitrospinota bacterium genome, TTCCTTTTAAGAGTATTGCGGTTGATGCCAAGAGTTTTTGCTGTGGCGACCTGCTTGCCAGAGTTTTTACTTAGCAGGATTTCAAAAAGATGTTTTTCCACTTTTTGAATGAGTGAGTCATAAATATTTCCATCCTCATTATTATTGTTGTGAAGAAAGTCTTGCAGTAACTGGTTCAGTCGATCGTCCCATTGTCCTTCACTATCCGTTGCGTCATCTTCCTGCAGATGAGGCGGCAAGTGCTCAGGCAGGATTGGGCCGGAAAGAGCCAGCATCAGGGCTCGTTTAATAACATTTTCAAGTTCGCGAATATTTCCGCTCCAGTGATAGTCTCTCAGAATTCGTTCGACATCTGGAGACAGGTATATATCTCCTCGTGCCAGGGTGTCGGCATATCGATTTATAAAATGATTTGCAAGTAAAGGAACATCTTCAAGCCGCTCCCTCAATGGCGGCATGTCAATATGTATTACATTGAGGCGATGGTACAGGTCTTCGCGAAACCGTTTCAGGTTCATCATTTCTTCCAGGTCCTGATTGGTTGCGGCAATGATTCGAACATCAGCGGTGATCGGATTTTTGCCGCCAACCCTGTAAAATTCATTGTTTTGCAGGACGCGGAGGATCTTTGCCTGCAAGGTCAATTCCATATCACCTATTTCGTCAAGAAACAATGTGCCGCCATCAGCTTGCTGAAACTTGCCTGTTTTGGTTTCTATGGCTCCGGTGAAAGCCCCGCGTTCGTGACCGAAAAGTTCCGACTCCAATAGCTCACGCGATATGGCGGCGCAGTTGATGCAAATGAAGGGATGCTCTTTCCTGTGGGAGTATTGATGAAGTGTGCTGGCGACCATTTCTTTACCCGTACCACTTTCACCCGTGATCAGGACAGGCAGGTCTGAACCCGCTGATTTTCCGATGGTCTTGAAAATTTCCTGCATTTGCCTGCTTTTTCCGACAATTGCAGATGTGATGCTTGACTCTTGTGTGTCGGCTTCCTGATTTTGGCTGGGTGTTCCAGAGGTTGGCGCGGATACGGACTGGGCAATTTCTGCTTTTTGGATTAAGCGGAAAACCTCATCAAAATCAAAAGGCTTGGTGATGTAATCGTAAGCACCCAGTCTCATCGCCTCAATGGTGTTGTTCATAGAGTCCTGAGCGGTCATCATAACCACTTTCAATCCTGGTGAAACTTGACGGAGTTGTTCGAGGAGTTGTAAACCGTTGGTCTCTCCCATGAAGATATCGGTAAACATCATTAAATACTGGTTGTCAGCCAGTTGCTTCAAGGCTTCTTCAGCAGAGGTAGCGGTGTGAACGAGGTAGTTTTTCTTTTCCAGCCCTTTTTTCAGAACCCAAAGGATATTTTGCTCGTCATCGACTATGAGGATTTTATTCTGATTTCCGGTCATGTTTTTATCTTATCATCTCTGGGCAATTGGGAGAAATACTTGCACTGTGGTGCCTAAACCTTTTTCTGAGGTGACTTTGATGAGCCCATTATGGTCTTTGACAATTTTCAGGGAAATAGGAAGCCCCAAACCACTTCCTTTTGTCTTCGTGGTATGG is a window encoding:
- a CDS encoding sigma-54-dependent Fis family transcriptional regulator; the encoded protein is MTGNQNKILIVDDEQNILWVLKKGLEKKNYLVHTATSAEEALKQLADNQYLMMFTDIFMGETNGLQLLEQLRQVSPGLKVVMMTAQDSMNNTIEAMRLGAYDYITKPFDFDEVFRLIQKAEIAQSVSAPTSGTPSQNQEADTQESSITSAIVGKSRQMQEIFKTIGKSAGSDLPVLITGESGTGKEMVASTLHQYSHRKEHPFICINCAAISRELLESELFGHERGAFTGAIETKTGKFQQADGGTLFLDEIGDMELTLQAKILRVLQNNEFYRVGGKNPITADVRIIAATNQDLEEMMNLKRFREDLYHRLNVIHIDMPPLRERLEDVPLLANHFINRYADTLARGDIYLSPDVERILRDYHWSGNIRELENVIKRALMLALSGPILPEHLPPHLQEDDATDSEGQWDDRLNQLLQDFLHNNNNEDGNIYDSLIQKVEKHLFEILLSKNSGKQVATAKTLGINRNTLKRKIDSLKISPKNHKPNGS